One Panicum virgatum strain AP13 chromosome 9K, P.virgatum_v5, whole genome shotgun sequence genomic region harbors:
- the LOC120649219 gene encoding mannan endo-1,4-beta-mannosidase 3-like, producing MARPRPEALAASFLLLFLAASAGAAGLELVRVDGTQFVVGGKTVYFSGFNAYWLMLVASDPARRGQVVAAFRQAAGHGLNLARTWAFSDGGDAPLQAAPGVYDEAMFQGLDFVIAEAGRHGIYLLLCLTNNFHDFGGKRQYVAWAREAGHHLATADDFFNTTVVKGYYKNHVKTVLTRVNTVTGVAYRDDPTILGWELMNEPRCDADPTGAMVQAWVEEMAPYVKSIDGDHLVTAGLEGFYGDGTHERKDLNPWGIYYGTNFVDTHRAAGVDFATIHLYPDLWLWGAAAAEQLAFLRNWTRSHARDAELYLAKPLLVTEYGKFLWDGVANRTQRDRFLGLVLDSIYASAASGGPLVGGAFWQLLDPGMDTLRDGYEIILPEDQRAATIIGNHSRQLAELNGQDVEAVRRRRRQRRRRNVHVGSSSGRSRSRSSSDTPRLHMLLVRFISLFRSITSLFSSASSV from the exons ATGGCGAGGCCACGGCCGGAGGCCCTCGCGGCCAGCTTCCTGCTCCTGTTCctggccgcctccgccggcgccgccgggctggagctggtgcgcGTGGACGGGACGCAGTTCGTGGTGGGCGGCAAGACCGTCTACTTCAGCGGGTTCAACGCGTACTGGCTGATGCTGGTGGCGTCGGACCCGGCGCGGAGGGGCCAGGTGGTGGCCGCGTTCCGGCAGGCGGCGGGGCACGGGCTCAACCTCGCGCGGACCTGGGCCttcagcgacggcggcgacgccccGCTGCAGGCGGCGCCCGGCGTCTACGACGAGGCCATGTTCCAG GGGCTGGACTTCGTGATCGCCGAAGCCGGGCGGCACGGCATCTACCTCCTCCTCTGCCTCACCAACAACTTCCACGACTTCGGCGGCAAGCGCCAGTACGTGGCCTGGGCCAGGGAGGCCGGCCaccacctcgccaccgccgacgacTTCTTCAACACCACCGTCGTCAAGGGATACTATAAGAACCACGTCAAGACGGTGCTGACGCGGGTGAACACGGTGACCGGGGTGGCGTACAGGGACGACCCTACCATCCTCGGCTGGGAGCTCATGAACGAGCCGCGATGCGACGCCGACCCCACCGGCGCCATGGTGCAG GCCTGGGTGGAGGAGATGGCGCCGTACGTCAAGTCCATCGACGGCGACCACCTGGTGACGGCGGGGCTGGAGGGCTTCTACGGCGATGGCACGCACGAGAGGAAGGACCTCAACCCCTGGGGCATCTACTACGGCACCAACTTCGTCGAcacccaccgcgccgccggcgtcgactTCGCCACCATCCACCTCTACCCGGACCTCTGGCtctggggcgccgccgccgccgagcagctCGCCTTCCTCCGCAACTGGACGCGCTCGCACGCCAGGGACGCCGAGCTCTACCTCGCCAAGCCGCTGCTCGTCACCGAGTACGGCAAGTTCCTCTGGGACGGCGTCGCCAACCGCACGCAGCGGGACCGCTTCCTGGGCCTCGTGCTCGACTCCATCTACGCCTCGGCCGCCTCCGGCGGGccgctcgtcggcggcgcctTCTGGCAGCTGCTCGACCCCGGCATGGACACGCTCAGGGACGGCTACGAGATCATACTCCCCGAGGACCAACGCGCCGCCACCATCATCGGCAACCACTCCCGCCAGCTGGCCGAGCTCAACGGCCAGGACGTCGAGGCGGTTCGCCGCCGGAGGagacagcggcggcgcaggaacgTGCACGTCGGCAGCAGCTCGGGTAGGAGTAGGAGTAGGAGTAGCAGTGACACACCACGGTTACACATGCTCTTGGTTCGTTTCATCTCTTTGTTCAGATCAATCACTTCGCTGTTCAGTTCAGCAAGCAGCGTATAG
- the LOC120648458 gene encoding cation/H(+) antiporter 19-like encodes MKATSEGAWQGDSPLHFALPLITLQVCLVLVLTRGLAVVLRPLRQPRVIAEIISGILLGPSALGRSKVFLNHVFPPESLTVLNTLANIGLLFFLFLVGLELDPASLRRTGRSALAIVVAGISLPFAFGVGSSLALRAAIAPDAPRGPLIVFMGVALSITAFPVLARILAELKLLTTDLGRMAMSAAAVNDITAWILLALAIALSGSGSPFVSIYVLLCAVGFVVAAIFLVPPVLVYMARRSPAGEPVKESFICSTVVIVLAAGLTTDAIGIHALFGGFVIGVLIPKEGAYSDALTEKMEDLVSSLFLPLYFASSGLKTNVATITGAKSWGFLVLVITTACAGKIGGTVAAALLMRVPAREALALGLLMNTKGLVELIVLNIGHDRKVLNEEAFAILVLMALLTTFMTTPAVTAVYQPARRGRGASSYRHRTVERPDADSELRVLACFHASRGIPTLINLVEASRGTRRSKLTMYAMHLVELSERSSAISMVQRARRNGLPFSSRRGRDGGGEVVVAFEAFQRLSAVQESRQHSGT; translated from the exons ATGAAGGCGACGTCGGAGGGGGCGTGGCAGGGGGACAGCCCGCTGCACTTCGCGCTGCCGCTCATCACCCTGCAGGTctgcctcgtcctcgtcctcaccCGCGGCCTCGCCGTCGTGCTCCGCCCGCTCCGACAGCCGCGCGTCATCGCCGAGATCATC AGCGGCATCCTCCTCGGCCCGTCGGCGCTCGGCCGGAGCAAGGTCTTCCTCAACCACGTCTTCCCGCCGGAGAGCCTCACCGTGCTCAACACGCTCGCCAACATCGGCctgctcttcttcctcttcctcgtcgGCCTCGAGCTCGACCCGGCCTCGCTCCGGCGCACGGGCCGCAGCGCGCTCGCCATCGTCGTGGCCGGCATCTCCCTCCCCTTCGCGTTCGGCGTCGGCTCCTCCctcgccctgcgcgccgccatCGCGCCCGACGCGCCGCGCGGCCCGCTCATCGTCTTCATGGGCGTCGCGCTCTCCATCACCGCGTTCCCAGTGCTCGCCCGCATCCTCGCCGAGCTCAAGCTCCTGACCACCGACCTGGGCCGCATGGCCATGTCGGCCGCGGCTGTCAACGACATCACGGCGTGGATACTCCTCGCGCTGGCCATTGCGCTGTCAGGCTCCGGGTCGCCGTTCGTGTCCATCTACGTCCTCCTCTGCGCCGTCGGCTTCGTCGTCGCCGCCATCTTCCTCGTGCCGCCGGTGCTCGTCTACATGGCGCGCCGGTcccccgccggcgagcctgtGAAGGAGTCGTTCATCTGCTCGACGGTGGTCAtcgttctcgccgccggcctgacCACAGACGCCATCGGCATCCACGCGCTGTTCGGTGGGTTCGTCATCGGCGTCCTGATCCCGAAGGAAGGAGCCTACTCCGACGCGCTCACGGAGAAGATGGAGGACCTGGTGTCGTCTCTGTTCCTGCCCCTCTACTTCGCGTCGAGCGGGCTCAAGACCAACGTGGCCACCATCACGGGGGCCAAGTCGTGGGGCTTCCTGGTGCTGGTGATCACGACGGCCTGCGCCGGCAAGATCGGCggcacggtggcggcggcgctgctgatgCGCGTGCCGGCGCGCGAGGCGCTCGCGCTGGGGCTGCTGATGAACACCAAGGGGCTCGTGGAGCTCATCGTGCTCAACATCGGGCACGACCGCAAGGTGCTCAACGAGGAGGCGTTCGCCATCCTGGTGCTCATGGCGCTCCTCACCACCTTCATGACCACCCCGGCGGTGACCGCGGTGTAccagccggcgcggcgcgggcgcggagcgTCGTCGTACAGGCACCGGACCGTGGAGCGGCCGGACGCCGACAGCGAGCTGCGGGTGCTGGCGTGCTTCCACGCCAGCCGCGGCATCCCGACGCTGATCAACCTGGTGGAGGCGTCGCGCGGCACGCGGCGGAGCAAGCTGACCATGTACGCGATGCACCTGGTGGAGCTCTCGGAGCGGTCGTCGGCCATCTCCATGGTGCAGCGCGCGCGCCGGAACGGGCTGCCCTTCTCgagccggcgcgggcgcgacggcggcggggaggtggtggtggcgttcGAGGCGTTCCAGCGGCTGAGCGCCGTGCAGGAGTCGCGGCAGCACAGCGGCACGTGA
- the LOC120649220 gene encoding uncharacterized protein LOC120649220, translating to MSVSVASVPAGRTAGVAPWPYLEYMARWERQVERRQLFLRSYHFSRDADVPRSPRARARRVVWAGLRRLRRAAATGLRRLRARLRLCFGWATRRRSRRSTNFRYGRLSGAGKARTTAAASVCFW from the coding sequence ATGTCCGTGAGCGTGGCGTCCGTGCCGGCGGGGAGGACGGCCGGCGTGGCGCCGTGGCCGTACCTGGAGTACATGGCGCGGTGGGAGCGGCAGGTCGAGCGGCGCCAGCTCTTCCTCCGGAGCTACCACTTCTCCCGCGACGCCGACgtcccgcgctcgccgcgcgcccgcgcAAGGCGCGTCGTCTGGGCGGGtctgcgccgcctgcgccgcgccgcggccacggggctccgccgcctccgcgcgcgcctccgcctctgCTTCGGCTGGGCCACGCGCCGCCGGTCCCGCCGCTccaccaacttccgctacggccGCCTCTCCGGCGCCGGCAAGGCCcggacgacggccgccgcgtcCGTGTGCTTCTGGTAG